The DNA segment AGGCCTTGCAGCGCGCCGGTTTCACTGAGATCGTCATCAATCACGCTTGGCTCGGGCAGCAGATCGAGCAGACGCTGGGCAACGGTGCGGCGTTTGGGGTGAGCATCGTCTATTCGGCAGAGGGCGAGAGCGGGCTGGAAACCGGAGGCGGGATTTATCGCGCCTTGCCCCTGCTGAGTGCACCAGAGAGCGATGCGCCGTTTCTGGTCATCAATGCCGATGTGGTGACCGATGTGGATTTTTCCCGCTTGCCACGTCAGATCTCCGGTCTGGCGCATCTGGTGCTGGTGCCAAACCCGGCACACCATCCGCAGGGGGATTTTGTGTTGCAGGGTGGCAAAGTCACAGCGGCGGGCGAGCCACGGCTCACTTTTAGTGGTATCGGTATTTATCGTCCAGGCCTGTTTGCGCACTGTAGCCCCGGCGTCTTTCCGTTGGCGCCGCTACTCTGTCAGGCGATGCAGCAGGGGCAGGTGAGTGGGGAATATCACCCCGGTGTGTGGCTCGACGTGGGCACACCCGCTCGCCTGTCGCTGGCAGAGGCGCTGTTCGTTTCGGGGCGCATATAGGATTTAAGAATATAAGCATGGTCTTATATAACCTGACGACAATATAATGCTTGCATCCTGTAGGCATTTTCCTACACTGTGTAGGGCAACACGGCCCATGCTGTGTCGGTGCGGTTCCGGGAGGGGTGGCGAGTCGGATGATTAAAGTGATGGTCGTGGACGACCACGAGTTGGTTCGAACAGGGATTACCCGGATTTTGAACGATGCCCCCGGTATTCGCGTCGTGGGCGAGGCCGCCAGTGGTGAAGAGGCACTGGATGTGGTGCGCGAAAAATCGCCCGACGTCCTGCTGATGGACGTCAGCATGCCCGGCATCGGTGGCCTCGAGGCCACCCGCAAACTTGTGCAGCATGATCCCCGACTAAAGGTCATTGTGGTATCGGTGCATGCGGAGGAACCCTTTCCCAGCCGCATGATGAAGGCAGGCGCCAGCGGTTATCTCACCAAGGGCTGCGCCGTAGACGAGATCGTTGCGGCCATCAAGGCCGTGCATGCCGGTGAACGTTACATTGGCGCCGACATCGCCCAGACCCTGGCCCTGAAGATGATCCCGGGCGGCGACCTGTCCCCCTTTGATGCCCTCTCTCCGCGTGAAATGCAGGTGATGCTAATGCTGACCCAGGGCCAACGTTTACAGGTGATCTCTGACAAGCTGTGCCTGAGTCCCAAGACCGTCAGTACCTATCGTCACCGGCTGTATGAAAAACTGAAAGTGGGCAGCGACGTCGATCTGGCGCGACTGGCCATGAATTACGGCATTATTGATGCCGTAGCGGATGCATAACCATCACGGGAGCGATTCCGCCTTCCCGTCGTACTTTCTCTGTCTGATACTCCACTTAGCATCCAAGATGGTGTGATGGGGTGAACACTCGCCGGAAGTGGTTGTCATAGCTAGGCACATTCAGGCACTATTTTGCCTGGCATTTAATCGAGGAGTCAGCACCAATATGAGCGTTTTTTACCGTGCAAGGGCAGGTGTCTTGTGTTTGCTGACCGTACTGCTGCTGACCGCCAATGCCCAGGCCGAACCTGTCGAGTTTGAGCTGCTCGACATGAAGGGGGCGAAACACAAATTATCGGACTACCGCGGAAAATGGGTGGTGGTGAATTACTGGGCGACCTGGTGCCCCCCTTGCCTTACGGAGATCCCGGAGCTGGTGGATTTTCATGAAGACCACAAAGACCGAGATGCCGTGGTGCTGGGAATCAATTTTGAGGATATCAGTCTCAATGGTCTGAAACAGTTCTCCGAGGAATACTTTATGAATTACCCTGTGCTGCGCACCAGTCCGGGCCCCGCGTCCGAACTTGGGCCCATCCCCGGCCTGCCGACCACCTATATGGTGTCGCCATCGGGTGAGGTGGTTGCCCGTCAGGTGGGGCCTGTGACGGCAAAGCTGATTAATGATTTCATTGCCCAGCAATCGGAACAATCCGCTGCACAACAAGCGGATCAACAACCGGAACAACAGCCAGAGCAACAACAGGAGCAGCAAGTGCCGTAATGTCATAACGGCTTGATTGACCTGCATGTGTGTTCCCGGCTTGGCCGCAATATGACCGGCACCAAAACTGACTGTGAGCCTGTTGAGATGATGAAACTTCTATACTGTCGTTATTGCCTGATGCTGCTCCTGTCGGTGGCCGGGATGTTGGCCTGGACGGGTTCCGTACAGGCGGCCGTCGGCAAGGATCCCTATACCTATTTCTTTCATAGCACCTGGGGGCAGTTTCCGGAGGAACTGGAAAAGGCCCGTGCCGAGGGCAAGAAGGGAATCTTACTGTTCTTTGAGCTGGACGAATGTCCGTTCTGCCATCGCATGAAGACCCAGGTGCTGAATCAGCCCGAGGTGCAGGCCTTTTTTCGCGAGCATTTCCTGAACTTCCATATCGATATCGAAGGTGACGTGGAAATGACCGATTTCGATGGTCAGGTCACCACGCAAAAGGTGTTTTCCGCGAAGGATAACCGCGTACGGGCCACCCCCGTGTTCGCCTTTTATGATCTCGAGGGTAAGCAAATTGTGCGTTATACCGGGGCAACCTCGGGGGTGGATGAGTTCCTGTTGCTGGGTGACTACGTGACCCAGGGAATCTATAAACAGATGCCCTTCACCAAATATAAACGGCAGCAGGCCAAGGCCGCGTCACAGGCGCAATGAGCTTGCTGTATGGTGTTGCGCGCAAGGCGGTGAGCGATAGCGTTAACGGCTGCTGCCGCCGGCCCGCCGGCATTCTGCTGGCGCTGTTGTGTCTGCCGTTCATCGCGCAGGCCGCTGAGCCAGAGGACTGGCCCGACATATTAAGCCTTGACTACGCACTGTCCCAGGCCTCTCATGAACACCCACAACTGCAAATAGCGGTCGCCCGGATTGACCAGCAGCGCGCCTCTGTGGCTGCGACCGAGGCACAGACCGGCCTGCAGAGCGGGATTGCTGCACGCCTGCGCTGGGTTGAGCCTCCCGCCATCGCCCCGGATCAGTCGCAGGATGATCACAGCCTCAGTCTTTATGTCGATAAGGTGCTGTATGACTTCGGGCGTAGTGCGGCGCAGCTGGCGGCGGGCGAGGCTGCGACGCTGAGCGTTGAGCAGCGTTATCGGGAGGCCGAAAATCGTCATCGGCTGGCGATTCTGGCCGCCTATTTTGATGTGCTGCTGGCCGACCAGGCCTATGCGCGTGACAACGAGGATATGTCGATGTTCTATGTGCGTGCCGATCGCGCCAGTCAGCGCAATGAGCTGGGCCAGTTGTCGGACATCGAGTTGCTGGAGCAGCGCAGTCAGTATCAGGAGTCGCGGGTGCGACGTTATCGCAGCAGCGTGGCACAGCGCACAACCCGTGCCCAGCTGGCGAATGTGCTGAACCGCCCGGGCCGGTTGCCGCGTGATCTGGAGGAGCCGAAGCTGGATATCCTGCAGCGTGCCATTCCGGACGATACCCAGGCCTGGCTGTCCGAGGCCGAGGAAAATAATCCGCTGTTAGCGGCCTATCGGCTGCGTGTGGAGGCGGCGACGGCACAGTTGGATGCCGCCAGCGCCAGCGATAATCCGACCCTGCTGGGCAGCGCCGAGGTGTCGCGTTATTCCCGGGAACTGGGCTCAAACGACAACTGGCGTGCGGGGGTGTCGGTGGACGTGCCCTTGACCACGGGTGGGCGCAGTCAGGCCGAGCGCGCCAAACGCCGTGCCGAAGTGGCGGCCGCCCGTGCCGAGCTGGAGCAGCAGCGGCGGGACATCCGTCAGGCCATCATGGAGACCTGGGGCGAGTTGCAGTCATTAAAGGTGACGCGTGATCAGGTACAGGCCGAGACCGAGTTTCGTGATCTCTATCTGGACCGCAGCCGCGCGCTGTATGAAATGGAAGTGAAGTCTGATCTGGGTGATGCGATGGTCAAAACCACCGCCGCGCGTTACCAGATGATGAAAACGGATCTTATGATGGGCCTGGCCTGGGCGCGACTGGAAGCCCTGTTGGGCCGAACGGTGTTTGCCGAACATTCCGCTACCCCATCTGCTGTGTCATCAGCTCAAGTGGAGAAAAACCCATGATACCCGCCGTCCCTTTTTCGACCACGCCACCGCAGCACACCGCCACTCGTAAAAAGAGTCACCGCTGGCGTTATGCCTTGCTGCTGATGCTGGGCCCGATCTTTTCAGGCGTGGTGAATGCGGAAGAGCTGGAGGCAACGGTGTTGTGGGCCAATAAGACCCCGCTGGGCACGCCGACATCCGGTGTGGTGGTGGCGGTGAATGCCGGTGTCGGCGACTTTGTGAAACGCGGCAGCGTCCTGATGAGCCTCGATCGTCGAAGTCAGCAGGCCGACGTGCTGGCCCAGCGGGCGGCGCTCAAGCGGGCGGAAAATGATCTGGCGGAGGCCGGGCGTGAACTGCAGCGCACACAGGAACTGTACGATCGCACCCTGCTGTCGAACCATGAGCTGGAGGTCGCGGTCATCCAGCGCGATGCCGCCGAGGCCAACCTGCAGATGACCAGGGCCAGCCTGCTGCAGGCTGAGCTGGATCTGGAATACGCAACTCTAACGGCTCCATTTGACGCCTGGGTCATCAGCCGCGACGTTGCGGTCGGGCAGACCATCGTCAGCCGCCTGCAGGCGACACCGCTGTTCGAGCTGGCCGAGGCCGGCGCCATGCTGGCGCGCACCGCGGTATCGGCCAAACGCCTGTCTTCGCTGCAAAAGGGGAGTAAGGCGACGGTGAGCGTGGCCGGAAAATCCTATACGGGGCAGGTGGCGCATATTGCGCTGGAGCCCATAGCACCGGGCGCCACAGAATATGCGGTCGACGTGATGTTTGCTTCGGGCAAAACCCTGCTGCGTGCGGGCCTGCCGGCGAAGGTGAGTTTTTAGTGGCGTGTCTGCGCTGTACGGTATCCGGCCATGTGCAGGGTGTGTTTTATCGCGCCTCTGCCCGGCATGAGGCCGAACGGCGCGGTATTTCTGGTTATGCCCGGAATCTGGAGGATGGTTCGGTCGAGGTGCTGGCCTGCGCTGATAAAACCGCACTGGATGAGCTGTGCGCCTGGCTGGCCAAGGGTCCACCACAGGCAAGCGTCACCCGCGTGAGTTGTGTGCCGGTAGATTGTGCCTTTACGCCAGGCTTCAGTGTGGAGTAACCGGGTGGCGAGGGGGGATGTACGGGTTATGGAGCATAGCTTGAAAACGCGCTATCAGGCGGCCACTCCCTACGTGACCCGGGACGGTTCCGTTATCCGCGAGCTGCTGCACCCCGCGCAGCATGCCGCCGCGCTGGGCGCGGAGCGGCAGAGCCTGGCGGAGGCGACGGTGACGGCCGGCCAGTCGACCAGCCTGCATCGGCACCATCGCAGTGAAGAGCTCTATCATATTACCGCCGGCCATGGCCTGATGACCCTGGCGGCGGAAAGCTTTGCGGTTTGTGCGGGCGATACGGTCTGTATCCCGCCGGGCACGCCACACCGGATCGAGAATACCGGCGATGTCGAACTGAAGATATTGTGTTGTTGCGCGCCGGCCTATGCCCACGAGGATACCGAGCTACTGGAATAACGGATGACCGCTGTCGGACGAGACAGGGGATGGGTCTATTAAAATGGGAATGAAAACGGGAATGAAAACGGGAATAGGGGTCTGCGTGGCCCTGCTGCTGTTGCTGGTGATGTCGTCGTTCAGCTGGGCACAAGCGGACAGCCGTCAGAAGATAGAGCTACCGGAGATGATGCAGGCGCATATGCTCGCCAATATGCGTGACCACCTGGAGGCCATCAACCGCATCTTGCTGCAGCTGTCCGCCGGTGAACTTGAGCGGGCCGCAGATACCGCCGAGCAGGCCCTGGGCATGAGTTCACTGGACAAGCACGGCGCGGAACATCTTACCCGGTTTATGCCGGAGGCGATGCGCCAGGCCGGCACGGACATGCATCGTGCGGCGAGCCGGTTTGCCCTGCAGGCGCAGGAAGGTGATGTGTTGCGGGCGTATGCCGCCTTGCAGGAGGTCACTGCCGCCTGTGTGGCCTGTCACGCGGCCTATCGCATTCACTGACGTCATGGGCAGGAGGGCGCCGCAATGGCGCCTCCTGGTGTGCTGTTGTATCCCTGACCTCCATCCATGGATCTGTGATTGGAGACCTAACGGGATCGGAACCAGCGGTCGCGCAGGGTATTGAATACGCGGTTGGGATACCATTCCTTGCCGAGGCTGCCGTTGTAGCGGGCCAGGGCGCGCTGGAAATCGCCTTTCTCCCGTTGCAGGTAGTGTTTGAGGATGGTGCAGCCAAAGCGCAGATTGGTGCGGGTGTCGAACAGGTTGTCGCCGGCCTGGGGGATCTCCTTGAGCCAGAAAGGCATGATCTGCATCAGGCCCTGGGCGCCGACCCGGGAGATGGCCCAACGGTTGAAGTTACTCTCGACGTTGATGACCGCCAGTACCAGCTCCGGGGCCAGCTCGGCCCGCGTGGCCTCATAGTGAATATTCTTCAGCAGCTCGAGCCGTTCGGCGTCATCCGGCACCCGCGACTTGAGCCGGGTGGACATATCCATCAGCCAGACCTCGGCCTCGAAGCGGTCGCTGAAGCTGTCGGATTCGCCGATGGCCTTTTCCAGCACCTCCCGCAGGTTGGCGTCGGGCCGCTCCTGGGTGGCCGCCGGCGAGAGGCCTGGGACCAGCGTCAGCGCCAACACTAGCAACGCCTGTGGGGCGATGTGGCATGACGGAGAGGAGGGCAGAAAGGGCATGGTGTTTATGTCGACGGAGTGCTCTTTTCCTTGAGGAAATGGATCACAGCGGCGAGCTCGACATCCTGGCTGTCGGCGTCGCTGCGGCCCTTGTATTCGATGCTGCCGGCATCCAGCCCACGCTCGCCCAGTACCAGGCGATGGGGAATGCCCACCAGCTCCATATCGGCAAACATCACCCCAGGGCGTTCCTTGCGATCATCCAGCAGCACCTCAAAGCCGGCGGCCCGCAGTTCGGTGTATAGCTGCTCCGCGGCCTCACGCACCCGTTGTGACTTGTGCAGGTTCATCGGCACCAGGGCCACCTGAAAGGGGGCAATGGCCGCGGGCCAGACGATGCCCCGCTCATCGTTGTTCTGCTCGATAGCAGCGGCCACCACACGGGATACGCCGATACCGTAACAGCCCATGGTCATCACCGTGGCCTTGCCATTTTCATCCAGCACCGTGGCCTTCATGGCCTCGGCGTATTTCTGGCCTAACTGGAAGATGTGACCTACCTCGATGCCGCGCTTGATGGAGAGCGTGCCATGACCGTCGGGGCTGGGATCACCCTCGACCACGCTGCGCAGGTCGGCGACCTCGGGCAGGGGCAGGTCGCGTTGCCAGTTGATGCCGAAATAGTGGCGGTCATCGATGTTGGCGCCGGCGCTGAAGTCGCTCATGGCCGCCACGCTGCGGTCGGCGAGGCAGGGGATCGGCAGGTTCATCGGGCCCAGCGAGCCCGGGCCGGCGCCGATGGCGGCGCGGATGGCTTCCTCGCTGGCGAACTCCAGGGGGCTGGCAACCTGCGGCAGTTTTTCCGCCTTGATGGCGTTGAGCTCGTGGTCGCCGCGCACCAGCAGGGCCAGCAGCGGGCACTCGGCGCCCTCGCTGGCATGCACCACCAGGGTCTTGACGGTTTTCTCGATGGGCAGGGCAAACTGGCTCACCAGCTCGTCGATGGTTTTGGCCTTGGGGGTCTCCACCAGGGTCAGCTCGGCCGTGGGGGCCGGACGCTCACCGGCCGGGGCCAGGGCCTCGGCCAGCTCCACATTAGCCGCGTAATCGCTCTCGCTGGAGAAGGCAATAGCATCCTCGCCGGACTCCGCCAGCACATGGAATTCATGTGAGGCGTTGCCGCCGATGGAGCCGGTGTCCGCCTGTACGGGACGGAATTCCAGCCCCAGCCGGGTGAAGATATTGCTATAGGCGGCGAACATGACCTCATAGGTCTCCTGCAACGAGGCCTCGGTGGCATGGAAGGAGTAGGCGTCCTTCATCAGGAATTCGCGGGCCCGCATCACCCCGAAGCGCGGTCGGGTCTCGTCGCGAAACTTGGTCTGGATCTGGTAAAAATTGGCGGGCAGTTGTTTGTAGCTGCGCAGTTCACGGCGACAGAGATCGGTGATGACCTCTTCGTGGGTGGGGCCGAAACAGAATTCGCGCTGGTGACGGTCGCGCAGGCGCAGCAGCTCGCCGCCATACTGTTCCCAGCGCCCCGATTCCTGCCATAGCTCGGCCGGTTGCACGGCGGGCATCAGCAGCTCCTGCGCGCCGGCGCGATCCATCTCCTCGCGCACGATGCCTTCCACTTTGCGTAGCACCCGCAGCCCCATCGGCAGCCAGGTGTACAGGCCGGCGGCCAGCTTGCGGATCATGCCTGCGCGCAGCATTAACTGGTGACTAATGATCTCTGCATCGGCAGGGGTCTCTTTTTCGGTGGCGAGCAGGAACTGGGATGTGCGCATGGGGCGGGTGGTCTCTTGGAGTGTGGGGGAGAATTGTAAACGCCGGGCATAAAAAAGGGGAGCCTGCGAAAGGCTCCCCGGCCGGTGCTGTCGTTCGTCGGTGGGCGTGTTTTACTGCACCACTGCGGCGTTGGAGACAAACAGAATCTCGTCAAAGGTGCGATGCAGACTGGAGCTGTTGAAGTTGTGCATCACGGCGGCATCGGCCCATTGCACGGTATTTTCCGGCTTGACGCGCATCATTGTCGCGGCGATCCACACGTTTTTGCCGTTACCGGTGTCGACGTTCATGTAGGTGTAGCCGGCGGCGTGCATCATCTCTTTCACCACACCCTGTTTGGGCATGCCCTTGGCCTCATCAATGGCCGCCTGCTGCTGGGCGTTGAGTGCTGGCGCCTGGGGTGCGACCTGGGTTGGAGCTGGGGACGCTGTCTGTGCATCCTGGCTGGGCGCATCGCTGGATTCCGAACAGCCCGCCAGGGCAATCATTGCGGCGCAGAGGGCGAGTATTGGTAGGTGTTTCATAGTAGTCATTCCTCTTGAAGTCAGCGCGCACTTTAGCACAGCGGAAGCTTTTTCGGCCAATGGATATGGGGATGTGATCGCCATTTCAGGGGTATTTTTTCTGCAGCGCGGTGCTGCTGGCGGGAGCGTTTATATGCTCGGGTGATAGTGCGCAGGCGCTCAGTCCAGCAGCCGCATGGAGAGGTCGATGGCGCGGATGTCCTTGCTGAGGCTGCCGATGGAGATATAGTCCACGCCGGTGTGGGCGATGTCGCGGATGGTCTCAAGGCTGACCCCGCCCGAGGCCTCCAACAGGGTCTGGCCGTTGT comes from the Gammaproteobacteria bacterium genome and includes:
- a CDS encoding nucleotidyltransferase family protein — encoded protein: MKAMILAAGRGERMRPLTDRLPKPLLPVAGKPLIQWHIEALQRAGFTEIVINHAWLGQQIEQTLGNGAAFGVSIVYSAEGESGLETGGGIYRALPLLSAPESDAPFLVINADVVTDVDFSRLPRQISGLAHLVLVPNPAHHPQGDFVLQGGKVTAAGEPRLTFSGIGIYRPGLFAHCSPGVFPLAPLLCQAMQQGQVSGEYHPGVWLDVGTPARLSLAEALFVSGRI
- a CDS encoding efflux RND transporter periplasmic adaptor subunit, producing MIPAVPFSTTPPQHTATRKKSHRWRYALLLMLGPIFSGVVNAEELEATVLWANKTPLGTPTSGVVVAVNAGVGDFVKRGSVLMSLDRRSQQADVLAQRAALKRAENDLAEAGRELQRTQELYDRTLLSNHELEVAVIQRDAAEANLQMTRASLLQAELDLEYATLTAPFDAWVISRDVAVGQTIVSRLQATPLFELAEAGAMLARTAVSAKRLSSLQKGSKATVSVAGKSYTGQVAHIALEPIAPGATEYAVDVMFASGKTLLRAGLPAKVSF
- a CDS encoding TlpA disulfide reductase family protein, yielding MLTVLLLTANAQAEPVEFELLDMKGAKHKLSDYRGKWVVVNYWATWCPPCLTEIPELVDFHEDHKDRDAVVLGINFEDISLNGLKQFSEEYFMNYPVLRTSPGPASELGPIPGLPTTYMVSPSGEVVARQVGPVTAKLINDFIAQQSEQSAAQQADQQPEQQPEQQQEQQVP
- a CDS encoding proline--tRNA ligase, which produces MRTSQFLLATEKETPADAEIISHQLMLRAGMIRKLAAGLYTWLPMGLRVLRKVEGIVREEMDRAGAQELLMPAVQPAELWQESGRWEQYGGELLRLRDRHQREFCFGPTHEEVITDLCRRELRSYKQLPANFYQIQTKFRDETRPRFGVMRAREFLMKDAYSFHATEASLQETYEVMFAAYSNIFTRLGLEFRPVQADTGSIGGNASHEFHVLAESGEDAIAFSSESDYAANVELAEALAPAGERPAPTAELTLVETPKAKTIDELVSQFALPIEKTVKTLVVHASEGAECPLLALLVRGDHELNAIKAEKLPQVASPLEFASEEAIRAAIGAGPGSLGPMNLPIPCLADRSVAAMSDFSAGANIDDRHYFGINWQRDLPLPEVADLRSVVEGDPSPDGHGTLSIKRGIEVGHIFQLGQKYAEAMKATVLDENGKATVMTMGCYGIGVSRVVAAAIEQNNDERGIVWPAAIAPFQVALVPMNLHKSQRVREAAEQLYTELRAAGFEVLLDDRKERPGVMFADMELVGIPHRLVLGERGLDAGSIEYKGRSDADSQDVELAAVIHFLKEKSTPST
- a CDS encoding TolC family protein, producing the protein MSLLYGVARKAVSDSVNGCCRRPAGILLALLCLPFIAQAAEPEDWPDILSLDYALSQASHEHPQLQIAVARIDQQRASVAATEAQTGLQSGIAARLRWVEPPAIAPDQSQDDHSLSLYVDKVLYDFGRSAAQLAAGEAATLSVEQRYREAENRHRLAILAAYFDVLLADQAYARDNEDMSMFYVRADRASQRNELGQLSDIELLEQRSQYQESRVRRYRSSVAQRTTRAQLANVLNRPGRLPRDLEEPKLDILQRAIPDDTQAWLSEAEENNPLLAAYRLRVEAATAQLDAASASDNPTLLGSAEVSRYSRELGSNDNWRAGVSVDVPLTTGGRSQAERAKRRAEVAAARAELEQQRRDIRQAIMETWGELQSLKVTRDQVQAETEFRDLYLDRSRALYEMEVKSDLGDAMVKTTAARYQMMKTDLMMGLAWARLEALLGRTVFAEHSATPSAVSSAQVEKNP
- a CDS encoding lytic transglycosylase domain-containing protein, with translation MPFLPSSPSCHIAPQALLVLALTLVPGLSPAATQERPDANLREVLEKAIGESDSFSDRFEAEVWLMDMSTRLKSRVPDDAERLELLKNIHYEATRAELAPELVLAVINVESNFNRWAISRVGAQGLMQIMPFWLKEIPQAGDNLFDTRTNLRFGCTILKHYLQREKGDFQRALARYNGSLGKEWYPNRVFNTLRDRWFRSR
- a CDS encoding thioredoxin family protein, which gives rise to MKLLYCRYCLMLLLSVAGMLAWTGSVQAAVGKDPYTYFFHSTWGQFPEELEKARAEGKKGILLFFELDECPFCHRMKTQVLNQPEVQAFFREHFLNFHIDIEGDVEMTDFDGQVTTQKVFSAKDNRVRATPVFAFYDLEGKQIVRYTGATSGVDEFLLLGDYVTQGIYKQMPFTKYKRQQAKAASQAQ
- a CDS encoding cupin domain-containing protein; this encodes MEHSLKTRYQAATPYVTRDGSVIRELLHPAQHAAALGAERQSLAEATVTAGQSTSLHRHHRSEELYHITAGHGLMTLAAESFAVCAGDTVCIPPGTPHRIENTGDVELKILCCCAPAYAHEDTELLE
- a CDS encoding acylphosphatase, with the translated sequence MACLRCTVSGHVQGVFYRASARHEAERRGISGYARNLEDGSVEVLACADKTALDELCAWLAKGPPQASVTRVSCVPVDCAFTPGFSVE
- the uvrY gene encoding UvrY/SirA/GacA family response regulator transcription factor; translated protein: MIKVMVVDDHELVRTGITRILNDAPGIRVVGEAASGEEALDVVREKSPDVLLMDVSMPGIGGLEATRKLVQHDPRLKVIVVSVHAEEPFPSRMMKAGASGYLTKGCAVDEIVAAIKAVHAGERYIGADIAQTLALKMIPGGDLSPFDALSPREMQVMLMLTQGQRLQVISDKLCLSPKTVSTYRHRLYEKLKVGSDVDLARLAMNYGIIDAVADA